From the Acetonema longum DSM 6540 genome, one window contains:
- a CDS encoding ClbS/DfsB family four-helix bundle protein — protein sequence MQEYAGKTALVAEIEKAADMFIKEFESVAEADKDIRFGEVDRTPREIIAYQLGWMDLIRRWDRDELAGKEVMMPAPGYKWNQLGPLYKSFYDQYQDQSLAQLRELFVAAVDSLIEWLHGFSDDELFRPGGRKWAASTASGWPIWKWVHINTVAPFKSFRSKIRKWKKLRVTQQ from the coding sequence ATGCAGGAATACGCCGGAAAGACCGCTTTGGTTGCTGAAATCGAAAAAGCTGCCGATATGTTTATTAAAGAATTCGAAAGCGTAGCGGAGGCTGATAAGGATATTCGGTTCGGGGAGGTAGACCGGACGCCGCGGGAGATCATTGCATATCAGCTTGGATGGATGGACCTGATCCGTAGATGGGACCGTGACGAGTTGGCGGGGAAAGAAGTGATGATGCCTGCTCCGGGCTATAAGTGGAATCAGTTGGGTCCGCTATATAAAAGCTTCTATGACCAATATCAAGACCAATCTCTGGCTCAGCTCCGGGAATTGTTTGTTGCGGCTGTTGATTCCCTTATTGAATGGCTTCATGGCTTTAGCGACGACGAATTGTTCCGGCCCGGCGGCAGAAAATGGGCAGCCTCTACAGCTTCAGGCTGGCCGATATGGAAATGGGTGCATATTAATACGGTCGCACCGTTCAAGTCCTTTCGCAGCAAAATACGAAAATGGAAAAAGCTGCGCGTAACGCAGCAGTAA
- a CDS encoding efflux RND transporter permease subunit — protein MTVTEVAIKRPILIIVAFLAIALSGIFCYSNLKYELFPSMTIPVVTVATVYPGAAAGEVESAVTKKIEEAVSGINKVKTVQASSEEGLSVVTVEFLQDADIEIALQNTQRKVNQILADLPAGVKTPSLSTFSINDLPVMRISVSSDMEPKAFYRFLNDFINPQLVKQPGVGQVSLVGGEQREIRVNVDSQKLQIYGLSNLQVAQAIKDANLDYPTGKIKDHDGQYVLRLAGKLNSLDQLKNLAIGQSKSGGEILLSDLAEVRDGSKDQTTISRSNGKTTVGLLVQKQSDANQVEVCRAVREALLTLEEQNQTIHLKFDIISDSSLFIMDSADAVIADLGLAVLLVALVMLVFLHSLRSSLIVMVAIPTSLVATFIGMWAFDFTLNMMTLLAMSLVIGILVDDSIVVLENIHHHLEQGEDQKDAALNGRNEIGFTALSITLVDVVVFLPLAMVTGLIGGITRQFSLVVVISTLMSLLVSFTVTPMLASRFSRVERLSKDSMMGRFGLWVEAKYAALAAEYLKLLRWSLGNRGKTLLIAGMLFAAALFLLPFGFIGAEFMPAMDRGELLVQIELTNRAKLEQTSQITRQAEQILAEFPEVAKTFTTVGTASGMFTASTASNMSEIQVLLFPKNERSRSTAQVSRAMKRELDRIPGVKTHVSPINITGTADNAPIQLVISGPNWESAYQAAIRIQTVMEGIPGAYDLQLSAKEGQPEIRIEADRGKLAKLGLNISEVGAVLQTGFTGDDQSKFKDKDGNEYDIRVMYDPLDRSRTADVGGLTIFNNSGQPVQLSEFATITTAAGPNKLERRDRNYAITISAQAAGRTSGDIGNDIAAALKTLELPPGITCQFSGDLEQQDDAFGSLGLALLAGIISVYLIMTALYDSFIYPFAILFSVPLAFIGSLLALGLTGNSLSIFSIMGMIMQVGLVSKNAILLVDFANRARESGAGMREALLEAGQERLRPILMTTLTMILGMMPLALSHTPGSEFKHGLGWALIGGLTSSMVMTLLVVPVVYTAIEQIRTSFSRTYQNTR, from the coding sequence ATGACTGTTACCGAAGTTGCCATTAAGCGGCCCATTCTGATTATCGTCGCTTTCCTCGCCATAGCGCTGTCGGGAATCTTTTGCTACAGCAATTTAAAATATGAATTATTTCCCAGCATGACTATACCGGTTGTTACGGTTGCCACTGTTTATCCCGGCGCTGCCGCCGGCGAAGTGGAATCGGCCGTGACCAAAAAGATTGAGGAAGCGGTCTCGGGCATCAATAAGGTGAAAACGGTCCAAGCCAGCTCCGAAGAAGGACTTTCCGTGGTCACGGTTGAGTTTCTGCAGGACGCCGATATCGAAATCGCGCTGCAAAACACCCAGCGGAAAGTGAACCAGATCCTGGCGGATCTCCCTGCCGGAGTCAAAACTCCCTCCTTGTCCACATTCTCTATCAATGACCTCCCGGTGATGCGGATCAGCGTTAGCAGCGACATGGAGCCCAAGGCTTTTTATCGGTTCCTGAATGATTTTATTAACCCCCAGTTAGTAAAGCAGCCGGGGGTCGGCCAGGTCAGCCTGGTCGGCGGCGAACAGCGGGAGATCCGGGTCAACGTCGACAGCCAGAAGCTGCAAATATACGGATTATCCAACTTACAGGTGGCCCAGGCCATCAAAGACGCCAACCTGGACTACCCCACCGGCAAGATTAAGGACCATGACGGCCAATATGTGCTGCGCCTGGCCGGCAAGCTCAATTCACTGGATCAGTTGAAAAACCTGGCCATCGGTCAATCGAAGTCCGGCGGGGAAATCCTGCTGTCAGACCTGGCCGAGGTCCGGGACGGCAGCAAGGATCAGACCACCATCAGCCGCTCTAACGGGAAAACCACGGTCGGCCTGCTGGTCCAGAAGCAATCCGACGCCAACCAGGTGGAGGTATGCCGGGCGGTCCGGGAAGCCCTGCTGACCTTGGAAGAACAGAACCAGACGATTCACCTGAAATTCGATATTATCTCCGACAGTTCCCTGTTTATCATGGATTCTGCCGATGCCGTGATCGCCGATTTGGGTCTGGCTGTTTTACTGGTGGCGCTGGTGATGCTGGTCTTTCTCCACAGTCTGCGGAGTTCGCTGATCGTCATGGTCGCCATTCCCACCTCGCTGGTGGCGACCTTCATCGGCATGTGGGCTTTCGACTTTACCCTGAACATGATGACGCTGCTGGCAATGTCCCTGGTGATTGGCATTCTGGTGGATGATTCCATCGTGGTGCTGGAGAATATTCATCATCACCTGGAACAGGGGGAAGACCAGAAAGACGCCGCTTTAAACGGCCGGAACGAGATCGGGTTTACGGCCCTGTCCATCACCCTGGTGGATGTGGTGGTCTTTCTGCCGCTGGCGATGGTCACCGGACTCATCGGGGGCATCACGCGCCAGTTTTCATTGGTCGTGGTCATCTCAACCCTCATGAGCCTGTTGGTATCATTCACAGTGACCCCAATGCTGGCTTCGCGTTTCTCCCGGGTGGAGCGTTTGTCCAAAGATTCGATGATGGGTCGGTTCGGGCTTTGGGTGGAAGCGAAATATGCGGCCCTGGCGGCGGAATATCTAAAACTGCTGCGCTGGAGCCTGGGAAACCGGGGCAAAACGCTGCTCATCGCCGGGATGCTCTTTGCCGCGGCACTGTTTCTGCTCCCGTTTGGCTTTATCGGAGCCGAATTCATGCCCGCCATGGACCGGGGCGAGCTGCTCGTCCAAATTGAATTAACAAACCGGGCCAAGCTGGAACAAACCAGTCAAATAACCCGGCAGGCCGAACAGATTCTGGCGGAATTCCCCGAAGTCGCCAAGACATTTACCACAGTGGGCACGGCGAGCGGAATGTTTACCGCCTCGACCGCAAGCAACATGTCTGAAATTCAGGTGCTGCTGTTCCCGAAAAATGAGCGTTCCCGGTCCACTGCCCAAGTCTCCCGGGCCATGAAGCGTGAATTGGACCGGATTCCGGGAGTTAAGACCCATGTAAGTCCGATCAACATTACCGGAACGGCCGACAATGCCCCCATTCAGCTTGTGATCAGCGGTCCCAACTGGGAAAGCGCTTATCAGGCCGCAATCCGGATTCAAACCGTTATGGAGGGGATTCCGGGTGCCTATGACCTGCAGCTTTCGGCCAAGGAGGGACAACCCGAGATCCGGATCGAAGCCGACCGGGGAAAACTGGCCAAACTCGGCCTGAATATCAGTGAGGTCGGGGCCGTTTTGCAGACCGGTTTTACCGGCGACGATCAGTCCAAGTTCAAGGATAAAGATGGCAATGAATACGACATCCGGGTGATGTACGATCCGTTGGACCGGTCCAGAACAGCCGATGTCGGCGGATTAACCATATTCAACAACTCCGGGCAGCCGGTTCAGCTCAGCGAATTTGCCACGATTACCACTGCCGCCGGTCCTAATAAATTAGAACGCCGGGACCGCAATTATGCCATTACCATTTCGGCGCAGGCAGCCGGCCGGACCAGCGGCGATATTGGCAATGATATCGCCGCTGCCCTGAAAACGCTGGAATTGCCCCCCGGCATCACCTGCCAGTTCAGCGGTGACCTGGAGCAGCAAGATGATGCCTTCGGCAGCCTGGGTTTGGCGCTTCTGGCCGGCATCATCTCCGTCTATCTGATTATGACCGCACTCTATGATTCGTTCATCTATCCGTTTGCGATACTCTTCTCGGTTCCCCTGGCGTTCATCGGATCACTGCTGGCATTGGGCCTCACCGGCAATTCTCTGTCCATTTTCTCGATCATGGGCATGATCATGCAAGTCGGGCTAGTCAGTAAGAACGCGATTTTACTGGTGGATTTCGCCAACCGGGCCCGGGAAAGCGGCGCCGGCATGAGAGAGGCATTGCTTGAGGCCGGTCAGGAGCGGCTCCGCCCGATCCTGATGACCACCCTCACCATGATTCTCGGTATGATGCCGCTGGCGCTTTCCCATACCCCCGGTTCGGAATTCAAGCACGGTTTGGGCTGGGCCTTGATCGGGGGGCTGACCAGCTCCATGGTGATGACCCTGCTCGTCGTTCCGGTTGTGTACACCGCGATTGAACAGATCCGGACTTCTTTCTCTCGAACCTATCAAAATACCCGTTAA
- a CDS encoding efflux RND transporter periplasmic adaptor subunit encodes MKKLLLSLSIIGIVTLTVWVLLHNKAEVEKQAKVVHNATVPVVITAVQSQTMQENLTKVGLIVANNEVQLVSEASGKIIAVHAGVGSYLQAGAPVVRLDDELASANFLSARTNYDKARKDWERAQELYKQGAISRSEQESARNNFLAAEAAQVSAKRQYENATITTPIAGIVTARPANLGAMVSPGTMVATIIDISNFKIVVNVGAREVFRLKVGDPVSVAADVYPGIEFAGRIESISDRSDEARTFPVEVVIANQPEHPLKSGIYGKVSFQLSTERPVLAIPREAVIGSVKNPQVYVVEDNVANLRDIVIGSEIDTKVEVIRGLKDQERVVLSGQDNLQDHAAVEIMQAK; translated from the coding sequence GCCGAGGTGGAAAAGCAGGCAAAGGTAGTTCATAACGCGACAGTACCAGTCGTCATTACGGCAGTGCAATCACAAACGATGCAGGAAAATCTGACCAAGGTCGGTTTGATCGTGGCTAATAATGAAGTCCAGCTGGTCTCGGAAGCTTCGGGCAAGATTATTGCGGTACACGCCGGGGTCGGTTCGTATTTGCAGGCGGGGGCGCCCGTCGTCAGACTGGACGACGAGCTGGCCAGCGCCAATTTTTTATCCGCCAGAACCAACTATGACAAAGCCCGCAAAGATTGGGAGCGGGCCCAGGAACTATACAAACAGGGAGCCATCTCACGCTCGGAGCAGGAATCGGCCCGGAACAATTTCCTCGCGGCGGAGGCAGCCCAGGTTTCGGCCAAACGGCAATATGAGAACGCCACCATCACCACGCCCATTGCCGGTATCGTCACTGCCCGGCCGGCGAACCTCGGCGCCATGGTCAGCCCGGGAACGATGGTGGCCACGATTATCGATATCTCAAACTTCAAAATAGTGGTGAACGTCGGGGCCCGCGAGGTGTTCAGGCTGAAAGTCGGCGACCCGGTCAGCGTGGCGGCGGATGTGTATCCAGGCATTGAGTTTGCGGGACGGATTGAAAGCATCAGCGACCGCAGCGACGAAGCCCGTACCTTTCCGGTGGAAGTGGTGATCGCCAATCAGCCGGAACACCCGTTAAAATCAGGCATTTACGGCAAGGTCTCTTTTCAGCTAAGCACGGAGCGCCCGGTCCTGGCCATCCCGCGGGAGGCCGTGATCGGCAGTGTGAAAAATCCTCAGGTCTATGTGGTGGAAGATAATGTTGCCAACCTCCGCGATATCGTGATTGGCTCCGAGATCGACACCAAAGTTGAAGTGATCCGGGGTTTGAAGGACCAAGAGCGTGTTGTGCTGAGCGGTCAGGATAACTTACAGGATCATGCTGCGGTAGAAATCATGCAGGCCAAATAA